One Lachancea thermotolerans CBS 6340 chromosome F complete sequence DNA window includes the following coding sequences:
- the TAZ1 gene encoding lysophosphatidylcholine acyltransferase (similar to uniprot|Q6B2J1 Saccharomyces cerevisiae YPR140W), whose product MSLPDVLNRGDEFLSEYPRRSRLWQIGSHATCLLTVGISKLVLKTCYNTQLNHFEKLESAIERSVSENRGLMTVMNHMSVVDDPFIWGVFPWRMYRDLDHIRWCLGAHNVCFQSKFLATFFSLGKVLSTERFGAGPFQGSIDASIRLLSPDDTLDLEWTPHHVDCPEPLRSPPLVQKITKEYIPPVARTKPSWVHVYPEGFVLQLHPPYANSMRYFKWGITRMVLESTKAPIVVPIFTTGFEKIAPESAAGTKIERYLPRNFGAEVNVTVGDPVNDSIIERYREEWRRLVEKYHDPQNPTDLTQELKTGTEAQALRSKLAAELRKHVAQIRHDQRGFPQEDEKFQSPKWWKLYTQTEGSSDPSVEFIGKNWAIRRLQKFLREQEENGDLEKNGPNSKK is encoded by the coding sequence ATGTCACTTCCCGATGTTCTCAACCGCGGTGATGAATTTTTGTCAGAATATCCAAGGCGCTCTCGGCTATGGCAGATAGGTTCGCATGCCACCTGCTTATTGACGGTTGGTATCTCTAAGCTGGTACTAAAGACCTGTTATAATACGCAGCTCAACcactttgaaaagttggagTCAGCGATCGAAAGGTCTGTGTCTGAGAATAGAGGCTTGATGACAGTTATGAACCACATGTCAGTGGTGGATGATCCTTTCATATGGGGCGTCTTTCCATGGAGGATGTACCGAGACTTAGACCACATAAGGTGGTGCTTGGGGGCGCATAACGtatgctttcaaagcaaatTTCTAGcgacttttttttctttaggTAAAGTGTTATCTACAGAGAGATTTGGCGCAGGTCCGTTTCAAGGCTCCATCGACGCCTCTATTAGATTACTTTCTCCTGACGATACCTTGGACCTCGAATGGACGCCACACCACGTTGACTGCCCTGAACCGCTAAGGTCTCCGCCTCTCGTTCAAAAAATAACAAAGGAATACATCCCCCCTGTTGCCAGAACAAAGCCTTCATGGGTTCATGTATATCCCGAAGGTTTCGTCTTGCAACTTCACCCCCCTTATGCCAATTCTATGAGATATTTTAAATGGGGTATCACTAGGATGGTCTTGGAAAGCACTAAGGCTCCAATCGTGGTGCCAATATTCACAACGggttttgagaaaataGCTCCCGAGTCCGCAGCTGGAACTAAAATCGAGCGTTATCTCCCCCGTAACTTTGGGGCTGAAGTCAATGTCACTGTGGGTGACCCCGTAAATGACTCAATAATTGAGCGCTACCGCGAAGAGTGGAGGCGCttggttgaaaaatatcATGACCCTCAGAATCCCACTGACCTTACACAGGAGCTCAAGACTGGCACCGAGGCGCAAGCTCTGCGAAGCAAACTGGCTGCTGAATTGAGAAAGCATGTTGCGCAGATCCGTCATGACCAACGTGGATTCCCTCAGGAGGACGAGAAATTTCAGTCTCCTAAGTGGTGGAAATTATACACGCAAACTGAAGGTAGCTCTGACCCTAGCGTCGAGTTCATAGGGAAGAACTGGGCCATAAGAAGACttcagaagtttttgagagagcaAGAGGAGAACGGTGACCTAGAAAAAAATGGCCCCAACTCCAAGAAATAG
- the KAR3 gene encoding Kar3p (similar to uniprot|P17119 Saccharomyces cerevisiae YPR141C KAR3 Minus-end-directed microtubule motor that functions in mitosis and meiosis localizes to the spindle pole body and localization is dependent on functional Cik1p required for nuclear fusion during mating potential Cdc28p substrate) produces the protein MESESPRTPPRSTASRLGTSSKIPSPNGPSSPKFKKRSASPRPPSVSASEHQSMVAHTKKQNGGSEGSSHMTAFYRENIKQLNQLQDIMFRKKSKLDSVKDELFEGKEQFKSLMLKLETLKEEKHVKLQQFKLKHNDLKKLGDEHSTREKFMIKGYDLEIQQLRAKSTAELNAMEGDYRRQLENLRFAKVRKLENSLDELRRDISKARGSIANNKENFESQLNECEVRHNYRKEEWLRTHQKELNALIEESSTLNRESEKLQAVLDNELKAKLLKKNEEIEVLNSKLLGFQEQLEQSRLGNRQLEDEISKYTSETIQSLAKRDELGHYVSSSTYELQQIGEILLKEETMRRKLHNELQELRGNIRVFCRLRPALENENYSSSSIEIEKFSDETGMQSITIKRDSKQHKFTFDRCFSAQETNGDVFSEIGQLIQSSLDGYNVCIFAYGQTGSGKTFTMLNPNDGIIPSTLNHIFLWVEKLKELGWVYEITSQFVEIYNENIKDLFKENDADVDDTGESLKFEIRHDNESRTTHITNITVCKLTSREMVNRMLRRALKMRSTAATVANSRSSRSHSVFIIKLDGYNTISGEKSTGTLNLVDLAGSERIHSLQPQAERLRETQNINKSLSCLGDVIHALGSADASKRHIPFRNSKLTYLLQYSLMGDSKTLMFVNVSPCANSMLETLNSLRFAAKVNSTKMAKRN, from the coding sequence ATGGAATCTGAATCTCCCAGGACCCCACCGAGATCGACTGCAAGTAGATTAGGAACAAGTTCCAAAATACCTTCACCAAATGGACCCAGTTCcccaaagttcaagaagagaagcgCTTCGCCGAGGCCGCCCTCTGTCAGCGCTTCTGAACATCAGTCTATGGTAGCACAcacaaagaagcaaaacGGCGGTAGCGAAGGATCCTCACACATGACTGCATTTTACCGGGAGAACATAAAACAGCTCAACCAGCTTCAAGACATAATGTTTCGGAAAAAGTCAAAACTGGACTCTGTAAAAGACGAACTGTTTGAGGGCAAAGAACAGTTCAAATCACTAATGTTAAAATTagagactttgaaagaggagAAACATGTTAAGCTTCAGCAATTCAAGTTGAAGCACAacgatttgaaaaaactggGCGACGAGCATTCGACGCGCGAAAAGTTCATGATAAAGGGCTACGACTTAGAAATCCAACAATTGCGTGCTAAAAGCACTGCAGAACTCAATGCTATGGAAGGTGACTACAGGCGCCAGTTAGAAAACCTGAGGTTTGCGAAGGTTCGGAAACTCGAAAATTCCCTCGATGAACTGCGGCGCGATATCAGCAAAGCAAGAGGCAGTATTGCCAATaacaaagaaaattttgaatcACAATTGAATGAATGCGAGGTGCGGCACAATTATAGGAAAGAAGAGTGGTTACGAACTCACCAGAAGGAGTTAAACGCGCTAATAGAAGAAAGTAGCACACTCAATCGCGAGTCTGAGAAGTTACAAGCTGTGCTAGACAATGAACTTAAGGCCaaacttctcaagaagaatgaagaaatagAAGTTCTAAATTCGAAACTCCTTGGGTTTcaggagcagctggagcaaTCACGCTTAGGGAACAGGCAACTCGAAGATGAGATCAGTAAGTACACCTCAGAAACTATTCAATCATTGGCGAAGCGAGATGAGCTAGGACACTATGTTTCTTCCTCGACCTATGAGCTTCAACAGATTGGGGagattcttttgaaagaagaaacaaTGAGACGAAAGCTTCATAATGAATTACAAGAGCTCCGTGGGAACATTCGAGTGTTTTGTCGGCTGAGACCTGCTCTGGAAAACGAGAATTATTCCTCCTCTAGTATtgagattgaaaaattcagTGACGAAACTGGGATGCAAAGTATAACTATAAAGCGGGATTCGAAACAGCACAAATTTACCTTTGATAGATGCTTCAGCGCACAAGAAACGAATGGCGATGTATTCAGCGAAATTGGCCAGCTAATACAAAGCTCATTAGATGGTTACAATGTTTGTATATTTGCTTATGGACAAACTGGTTCGGGAAAAACCTTCACAATGCTTAATCCGAATGATGGAATCATTCCATCGACATTAAACCATATCTTTTTGTGGGTGGAAAAGCTAAAAGAGCTGGGCTGGGTCTATGAAATTACCAGCCAGTTTGTCGAAATTTACAACGAAAACATAaaagatctcttcaaagagaacGATGCCGACGTCGACGACACTGGTGAAAGCCTTAAGTTTGAAATTCGGCACGATAATGAGTCTCGCACGACGCATATAACCAACATCACTGTCTGCAAGTTGACCAGTAGAGAAATGGTGAACAGGATGTTGAGACGGGCACTGAAAATGAGGTCCACAGCAGCTACCGTTGCAAATTCACGCTCTTCAAGGTCCCATAGCGTTTTCATCATAAAACTCGATGGCTATAACACCATTTCAGGCGAGAAGTCAACAGGAACACTAAACCTAGTTGATTTGGCTGGCTCGGAAAGAATTCATTCTTTACAACCTCAAGCAGAGAGGCTTCGCGAGACTCAAAACATCAATAAGTCACTAAGTTGTTTAGGAGACGTGATACATGCTTTGGGTAGCGCAGATGCTTCCAAAAGACACATTCCTTTTAGAAACTCTAAGTTGACTTACCTGCTGCAATATTCCTTGATGGGCGATTCCAAGACTTTGATGTTCGTTAATGTGTCGCCATGTGCTAATAGCATGCTCGAAACTCTCAATTCTTTGAGGTTTGCTGCCAAAGTTAATTCCACCAAAATGGCCAAAAGGAATTAA
- the LOA1 gene encoding lysophosphatidic acid acyltransferase LOA1 (similar to uniprot|Q06508 Saccharomyces cerevisiae YPR139C VPS66) — MEKFTNWRDKGTGIAPFIPTPPPLAQEKGLKGFLGGISFVLKLVLASPIVLVALLLKWTPAYHPLCKVAIKMIFGWNLQVSVQGVKSRKQGPQFMPSKGKVYIVNYTSPLDPLVLWFIARGPVAFCVPKPQRKTASLYRLNFWEIVQFTLGGSTWGSAQHDFQEIKSAMELSNYVTYVFAEGTTSNGKSVLPFVVTQQFWNEFLGEPAVGSSSSVKTLTSTASRDAEVRAIHIKINSSLTTPLRIGAWRYLARASSQGVTYKCRISEPLGRDLEKTRVALCGGDKFKLVGKELNTESKMKFAVEYGSRRR, encoded by the coding sequence ATGGAAAAGTTCACCAATTGGAGAGATAAAGGAACCGGAATTGCCCCTTTTATACCTACTCCGCCTCCCTTGGCTCAAGAGAAAGGCTTGAAGGGCTTCCTTGGTGGCATAAGTTTCGTGCTAAAGCTGGTCCTAGCTTCACCAATTGTTTTGGTGGCCTTGCTGCTGAAATGGACGCCTGCTTACCACCCGCTGTGTAAAGTAGCAATTAAGATGATATTTGGGTGGAATCTTCAAGTTAGTGTTCAAGGCGTGAAAAGCAGAAAGCAAGGACCTCAATTTATGCCCAGCAAAGGCAAAGTCTACATTGTCAACTACACAAGCCCGCTGGATCCCTTGGTGCTGTGGTTCATAGCGCGGGGACCGGTTGCCTTTTGCGTTCCCAAGCCTCAAAGGAAGACTGCGTCGCTATATCGCTTGAATTTTTGGGAGATAGTTCAATTTACGCTCGGCGGATCAACATGGGGCTCCGCCCAGCACGATTTCCAGGAGATAAAGAGTGCTATGGAGTTATCAAATTATGTGACTTATGTCTTCGCTGAAGGAACGACTTCAAACGGCAAAAGTGTGCTGCCGTTTGTGGTAACCCAGCAATTTTGGAATGAGTTTCTTGGAGAACCAGCCGTGGGATCCTCTAGCTCTGTAAAGACGCTCACTAGCACGGCCTCACGGGACGCAGAGGTCCGCGCCATCCacatcaagatcaacaGTTCTCTAACTACGCCTCTCCGCATCGGCGCATGGAGGTATCTTGCTCGTGCATCTTCTCAAGGTGTGACCTACAAGTGCAGAATCAGCGAGCCCTTGGGGCGCGACCTCGAGAAAACCAGAGTAGCTTTATGTGGGGGCGATAAGTTCAAACTTGTCGGCAAGGAGTTAAACACTGAATCCAAGATGAAATTTGCAGTGGAATACGGCAGCCGCAGACGCTAG
- the NOC4 gene encoding ribosome biosynthesis protein NOC4 (similar to uniprot|Q06512 Saccharomyces cerevisiae YPR144C NOC4 Nucleolar protein forms a complex with Nop14p that mediates maturation and nuclear export of 40S ribosomal subunits) encodes MKTSVDDIKATAKLLLSSNDRKNYNSIVKLVGQYSHLQLAEKVQFAEQEPTARCLTVSLYQVFRKLFFRGQLNPSKATTDKEKLFFQWCRKAYGSFKSKLLHCISSLPFESSLALDCLDVYMKLIEQEAIFFASQDGAPFFPNKTLKALIRALLESNIPGSIDATDGQSKSAVIQEFSEKYYQKFVDVQYYFQAELVQLTADGDLDQLDNTQLMAKWLCIMNHDNHYCNENADLEVFVAQPPQAIENEGQYKSNLEKNWLQFLNLRGLPGTQYKTTLLILHKRVIPYFQTPTKLMDFLTDSYDLGDDVLSLLALNGLFELMRKYNLEYPNFYEKLYQLITPSLMHVRHRSRFLRLTDLFLSSTHISVNLVASFIKRLARLTLDSPPAAIVSVIPFVYNLIKKHPTCMIMLHDPDFVANPFADANELAQLKSRKSQYVDPFDMNESNPENTHAIDSSLWELESLTSHYHPNVATLAKIFSQPFNKHNYNMEDFLDWSYDSLLQAEMSRKLKILPALEFEERGAPLGDYVKLVEW; translated from the coding sequence ATGAAGACTTCTGTGGACGATATCAAGGCGACTgccaagctgctgctctctTCAAATGACCGCAAAAACTACAACAGCATCGTGAAGCTTGTGGGGCAGTATTCGCACCTACAGCTAGCAGAAAAAGTGCAGTTTGCTGAGCAAGAACCCACGGCGCGCTGTCTGACGGTGTCACTCTACCAGGTGTTccgcaagctcttcttcagaggcCAACTCAATCCTTCCAAGGCAACGACcgacaaagaaaagctatTCTTCCAGTGGTGTCGCAAGGCGTACGGGTCCTTCAAGTCAAAGCTGCTTCACTGTATTTCGTCTTTGCCATTCGAGTCTTCCCTCGCGTTGGACTGCCTCGACGTGTACATGAAGCTTATCGAGCAGGAAGCTATATTCTTTGCGTCACAAGATGGTGCCCCGTTTTTCCCTAACAAGACCCTCAAAGCTCTCATACGTGCTCTCTTGGAGTCAAACATTCCCGGCAGCATTGACGCCACTGACGGTCAATCCAAAAGCGCTGTGATACAGGAGTTTTCCGAGAAGTACTACCAGAAATTTGTGGATGTCCAGTACTACTTCCAGGCTGAGCTTGTGCAGCTAACTGCTGACGGCGATTTAGACCAATTGGACAACACGCAGCTCATGGCCAAGTGGCTTTGCATTATGAATCACGACAACCATTACTGCAATGAGAACGCGGACCTCGAAGTTTTTGTTGCTCAACCACCTCAGGCTATAGAAAATGAGGGGCAGTACAAATCtaatcttgaaaagaactggTTACAATTTTTGAACCTCCGCGGGCTTCCTGGTACCCAATACAAAACAACATTGTTAATTTTACACAAGCGAGTAATACCATACTTTCAGACGCCCACCAAACTAATGGACTTTTTGACGGACTCGTACGACCTCGGTGACGACGTGTTGTCGCTCCTAGCATTAAATGGGCTGTTTGAGCTCATGAGAAAATATAACCTCGAGTATCCAAACTTCTACGAGAAACTATACCAGTTAATCACACCTAGTCTGATGCATGTGAGGCACAGATCGCGTTTTCTGAGATTGACAGATTTATTTCTTTCCTCCACGCACATCTCTGTAAATCTTGTTGCCTCATTTATTAAAAGACTAGCGCGCTTGACCCTGGACTCGCCACCTGCTGCTATCGTATCCGTCATTCCATTCGTTTACAACCTCATCAAGAAACATCCTACATGCATGATAATGCTTCATGATCCGGACTTCGTGGCAAATCCTTTTGCAGATGCCAACGAGCTCGCGCAGCTAAAATCTCGCAAATCCCAGTATGTTGATCCCTTCGACATGAACGAGTCAAACCCTGAGAACACACATGCAATTGACAGTTCTTTGTGGGAGCTGGAATCATTAACAAGCCACTATCATCCTAACGTGGCGACATTGGCGAAGATTTTTTCACAACCTTTCAACAAACATAACTACAACATGGAAGACTTCCTAGACTGGTCATATGACTCCTTGCTACAGGCCGAGATGAGCCGGAAGCTGAAGATACTACCTGCTCTCGAATTCGAGGAGCGTGGGGCGCCTCTCGGAGATTACGTAAAACTGGTAGAATGGTAA
- a CDS encoding uncharacterized protein (weakly similar to uniprot|P53272 Saccharomyces cerevisiae YGR122W Hypothetical ORF): MVMVHIISTSSCRFEGPWPQLGSSPMLVLHELPLQIPAGTQLSPELSLLRQDASRAVESGSDTSAMNKFDVHLQFASALLKSHAIFPDTELEELICIAVVNMAFFCQQSCERLVRKAYLEGSKEAWASSGQYNKKAIGLLKFLVSSRIASTTSLLGMVQTYIKCWTLSQQLSVVIFSLSKLRSQICGSSKADVDRYERLLGFQESDIKDLAKASLLYARLCIGCRETCSQLANTSLSSLCEPLCRYLDALTFVLMSLDCYRNDECGKAIGMLEAATDCLAKGLISNKQLKLIQETKKLKGKIASKFRELKSEGSKLQTKIKLFKRSTPIERGELHPFLQSTLEDFIIPLVMLLHHRYVNTNDKVFFQPVVNQREELTHSWPQGKTPELVGTAWFFDGEQLKENSPVNSEYF, encoded by the coding sequence ATGGTAATGGTACATATAATTAGCACCTCTAGTTGTCGCTTTGAGGGTCCCTGGCCTCAGCTCGGCAGCTCACCGATGCTAGTTCTCCATGAGCTacctcttcaaattccagCGGGGACGCAGCTCTCTCCGGAGCTGTCGCTGCTTCGCCAGGATGCCTCCAGAGCAGTTGAGAGTGGGTCCGACACCTCAGCCATGAATAAATTCGATGTCCATCTCCAATTCGCGAGCGCGCTCCTAAAGAGCCACGCGATTTTCCCGGACACtgagctggaagagctgaTCTGCATTGCCGTGGTAAATatggctttcttttgtcAGCAATCATGCGAGCGCCTTGTACGGAAAGCGTATTTAGAGGGCTCGAAGGAGGCATGGGCCAGCAGCGGCCaatacaacaaaaaagcgATCGGGCTGCTAAAGTTTTTGGTTAGTTCCAGAATTGCAAGCACTACGTCGCTTTTGGGTATGGTTCAGACCTATATAAAGTGCTGGACACTCTCCCAGCAGCTGAGCGTCGTGATATTTTCTCTCTCCAAGCTGAGGTCGCAGATATgcggcagcagcaaagCTGACGTGGACCGCTACGAAAGACTTCTAggatttcaagaatctgATATCAAGGACTTAGCCAAAGCAAGCCTCCTTTACGCACGATTGTGTATTGGCTGCCGGGAAACCTGTTCCCAGCTCGCAAACACAAGCCTTTCAAGTCTTTGCGAGCCCCTTTGTCGCTACCTTGATGCGTTGACCTTCGTGTTAATGTCGCTAGACTGCTACAGAAATGACGAGTGCGGAAAAGCGATTGGAATGCTCGAAGCTGCGACTGATTGCCTCGCCAAGGGCCTGATATCCAACAAACAGCTAAAGTTAATCCAGGAAACtaaaaaactcaaaggtAAAATTGCTTCTAAGTTCAGAGAGCTCAAGTCTGAAGGCTCGAAGCTGCAAACTAAAATCAAACTCTTCAAACGGTCAACTCCGATAGAGCGAGGAGAACTACATCCATTCTTACAATCTACTCTTGAAGATTTTATCATCCCTCTGGTGATGCTGCTGCACCACCGATATGTTAACACTAACGACAAAGTATTTTTTCAGCCAGTTGTCAATCAGCGGGAAGAACTAACACATAGTTGGCCCCAAGGAAAGACACCGGAGTTGGTTGGTACTGCTTGGTTTTTTGATGGCGAACAGTTAAAAGAGAATTCCCCCGTCAACTCAGAGTATTTTTGA
- the PPT1 gene encoding protein serine/threonine phosphatase (highly similar to uniprot|P53043 Saccharomyces cerevisiae YGR123C), whose protein sequence is MSIVSEEAAQKALEFKNQGNAFIKEKKYPEAVEYYSKAIELDDTQSIFFSNRAFSRLKLDNFLTALEDCNKSIELDPKNIKAIHRRGLSYVGLLEFSKARKDLKTILQVKPNEQSALKALEVCERFIREERFKKAISGDGEESKVNVCASLQLSSFDGNADLLNYKGMELEIVQLTNEKQEPAGAKITNMSQEFVSHMVNELFLEGKNLPKKYVAAIVSHAERLFRQEASVVELDNSSETDVKISVCGDTHGQFYDVLNIFKRFGKVGSNHSYLFNGDFVDRGSWSCEVALLFYCLKILFPNNFFLNRGNHETDNMNKIYGFEDECKYKYSPRIFEMFSRSFEALPLATVINDSYLVMHGGLSSDSSVTLEDFKKINRFSQPPRDGPFMELLWSDPQAGKGLGPSERGLGHSFGPDITAEFLTKNNLSKIFRSHEVRMGGVQFEHDKKLVTVFSAPNYCDSQGNLGGIIHVVPGMGTLGQNGNDDENLTVETFEAVGHPNIKPMAYSNGGLGF, encoded by the coding sequence ATGAGTATTGTCAGTGAGGAAGCGGCACAGAAGGCCCTTGAGTTTAAAAACCAAGGGAATGCGtttatcaaagagaaaaagtacCCTGAAGCAGTAGAATACTACTCCAAGGCCATCGAGCTAGACGACACGCAATCGATTTTCTTTTCGAACAGAGCGTTTTCCCGCTTAAAACTTGATAACTTCCTTACGGCGCTTGAAGACTGCAACAAGTCCATTGAACTAGATCCTAAAAACATCAAAGCTATTCATAGACGAGGTTTATCCTACGTGGGGCTCTTGGAATTCTCTAAGGCACGCAAAGATCTCAAAACCATTTTGCAGGTTAAACCTAATGAGCAAAgtgctttgaaagcccTCGAGGTCTGCGAGAGATTTATCAGGGAAgaaagattcaaaaaggCGATTAGTGGAGACGGCGAAGAATCGAAGGTGAATGTCTGTGCGAGCCTACAACTTTCATCATTCGACGGAAATGCGGATCTATTGAATTACAAGGGAATGGAGCTTGAGATTGTTCAACTAACAAATGAAAAACAGGAACCTGCAGGCGCAAAGATTACGAATATGTCTCAAGAATTCGTGTCACATATGGTTaatgagctctttttggagGGCAAAAATTTGCCTAAGAAGTACGTGGCTGCTATCGTATCGCACGCGGAACGCTTATTCCGTCAAGAGGCCTCGGTGGTTGAGCTTGACAACTCTTCAGAAACCGATGTCAAGATATCAGTATGTGGTGACACACATGGCCAGTTTTATGACGtcttgaatattttcaaaagatttggTAAGGTGGGCTCTAACCATTCCTATCTTTTCAACGGCGATTTCGTTGACCGCGGCTCGTGGTCATGCGAAGTGGCTCTTCTCTTCTACTGTCTCAAGATCCTTTTCCCTAATAACTTCTTCCTGAACAGAGGAAACCACGAAACTGATAACATGAATAAAATATACGGTTTCGAAGACGAATGCAAGTACAAGTATTCACcaagaatctttgaaatgttttcgagaagttttgaagcccTCCCCTTAGCTACTGTCATCAATGACAGCTACCTCGTTATGCATGGAGGTCTCAGTAGCGACTCCTCTGTTACActtgaagacttcaagaaaatcaaCAGATTTTCACAGCCCCCAAGAGATGGACCATTTATGGAGCTGTTATGGTCCGACCCTCAAGCAGGCAAAGGTTTGGGACCTTCGGAGCGTGGTCTCGGTCATTCTTTTGGACCAGATATCACAGCCGAATTCTTgacaaagaacaacttgTCCAAGATTTTCAGATCTCACGAGGTTAGAATGGGAGGCGTTCAGTTCGAACacgacaagaagctggtgaCAGTATTCAGTGCGCCTAACTACTGCGACTCTCAAGGAAATCTGGGTGGTATAATACACGTCGTACCTGGAATGGGAACTTTGGGGCAGAACGGAaatgatgatgaaaattTGACAGTCGAGACTTTTGAGGCCGTTGGGCACCCCAACATCAAGCCCATGGCATACTCGAACGGAGGTCTGGGCTTCTGA
- the RRP15 gene encoding rRNA-processing protein RRP15 (some similarities with uniprot|Q06511 Saccharomyces cerevisiae YPR143W RRP15 Essential protein involved in pre-rRNA processing), translating into MVSNKSNMNSENSKGHQIRSVKGSENAKTAESKENSAAVVNRSDNEDEEPSSVDGQEAPSEEEIPDGSSSEESEEDESEEEDDDLPRKKKAKLGKHDDGSSGFSTAVNAILGSHLKAHDRKDPIMARKRGVVKKLESDKLEQKAKRALLAEKKKLLNKTRKKDIIPTVSAESESGAEIRDVLEKERRLRKIAQKGVVKLFNAILSTQVKTEKEGAEKLSEVKNRAEKKELLAELSKEKFLDLVKAAGDS; encoded by the coding sequence ATGGTATCCAATAAGAGCAACATGAATAGCGAAAACAGCAAAGGCCACCAGATCCGTAGTGTGAAGGGGAGCGAGAACGCTAAAACAGCCGAATCGAAAGAGAACTCAGCAGCAGTTGTCAACAGATCAGACAATGAGGATGAAGAACCTTCAAGCGTTgatggccaagaagcacCCTCTGAGGAGGAGATCCCTGACGGCAGCAGCTCTGAGGaaagtgaagaagatgagTCTGAGGAGGAGGATGACGATCTTCCacgcaagaagaaagctaaGCTCGGCAAGCACGATGATGGCTCAAGTGGTTTCTCCACAGCTGTTAATGCTATTTTAGGCTCACACTTAAAGGCTCATGACCGTAAGGACCCAATCATGGCCAGGAAGAGAGGCGTTGttaagaagcttgaaagtgaCAAGCTTGAGCAGAAGGCGAAGAGGGCGCTTTTggcagagaaaaagaagctgctgaatAAAACTAGAAAGAAAGACATTATACCCACGGTGTCGGCAGAGTCAGAATCTGGTGCCGAAATCAGGGACGTACTCGAGAAAGAGAGGCGGCTGCGGAAAATAGCCCAAAAGGGTGttgtcaaacttttcaacGCGATCTTATCCACGCAAGTCAAAACGGAGAAGGAAGGCGCGGAGAAGTTAAGCGAAGTGAAGAACAGGGCGGAAaagaaagaacttttggCAGAACTTTCTaaagagaagtttttggatcTGGTTAAAGCCGCTGGTGATTCCTAG